TTTATCAAACATTACTTCATGAACAAGAAATACAAGCTGAAAAACAAATTCCTCAAACACATCATACATTAATGAATTACTTAAATCTTCCTTTAGATGAAATCTATGCAGCCAGACTCAGATTAGAAGGCATTGGTCTGCTTAAAACGTACGAAATAAATTCGCAGGAAAATCGAGTGTATACGTATGTTTTGATGCCTGTTTTTTCTCCTGCTCAATTTTTTAAAGACCCTATGCTTTCCCAGCTTCTCTATCATCATATTGGTATAGAGAAGTACGACGTTTTAGAAAAACATTACTCGTCAAACAGTAGCGATACATACGGTAAGAATATAACCGCTTCTTTTCAAGACGTCTTTCAAACGGTTACGCCTGATTCCTTGCCGAAGATGAACCAAGAACAACCAAAGCAAGGTGTAAACATGGAGAGTGTGGATTTTACGCCAATTGAGCAAAGCTTAAAGCAACGGATGATTCCTGTAAAGAAGGTACTTACTACTTACAATTGTAAAATGATAACACAAATGATGTTTCTATATGAGTTGGAGACATATGAGATAGAAAAGGCAATATTATGGGCATTAACGGAGGAAAACAGACTGCATGTGGACGAATTTAAAGCAGCCTGCTATGATTTATTTCAATCAAAATATAAAGAAAATCACATACGTCTAGTAGAAAAGGCAACGACGACAGAGCCGCAGAAAAAAAATCAGCTAACCGCAAATACAAAAGAGGAGCAGCTGATTAATCATCTGGAAACTATCTCGCCTAAACAGCTGTTAGAAGATTTATCAAGTGGTCACCATGCCTCAGAGCAGGATTTGCGATTAGTAGGAGATATAATGACATCACAAGGGTTGCCAGCACCGGTGATGAATGTTTTAATACATTACGTGTTATTACAGACGAATATGAAATTGTCCAAAAATTATTTAGCGAAAATTGCCAGTCATTGGTCCAGGGCGAACTTGAAAACGGCGAAAGAAGCAATGGCATTTGCTAAAAAAGAAGTAACCAGCTATAAAACTGCGAAGAAACCAGTAGCTAGGAATAGACAGACGAAAGAGGTTGTGCCAGAATGGTTTAAACAGCAAAAGAAACAACAGAAACAGGAAGTTGCGGCGACGCAGGAAGACAAGGAAGATGAGTTGCAAGAGCAGAAGGAGATTGAAATGCTGCTAAAGCAATACTCTAACCATAACAAATAAAGCAATATCAAGGATGATGGATATGAAACCAGTACAATCGACGTTGCAAAAATGGATGAGAGAAAATGAAAACTTTCAGGAGCACTATGCAAAAATTCGCCGGGAAGTATTAAATGATTCTGAAATTAAAGCTTTTCTCGCCAAGCACCCAGCGTTAACCAAAAAAGAAATTGATAAAAACTTAATCAAATTGTATGAGTATATGACGCAGTCTAAGCAGTGTGCTAAGTGCACAAGTTTTGAAAATTGCCCGAATATGCTTCCAGGATATTCACCTGTTTTGCACGTCGAAGGAGGAGAAATCCATTTATCCTATGAAAAATGCTATGAGCGAATAAATTATGAAAAACAGCGAGAACAACAGAAGTTAGTTCAAAGCTTGTATATGCCTAAACAAATCCTAGAAGCAAAGATTGATTATATTGATTCCGATCCGAAACGCAGTCAGGCTGTCCGTGAAATTTTGAAATTCGTTGGGGATTGTGAACAGGAAATTCCCACTAAAGGATTGTATTTGTATGGACCATTTGGTGTAGGGAAAACTTATTTTTTAGGTGCACTTGCTAACAAGTTAAAAGAAATGTATATTTCTTCCGCTTTAATTTACATGCCTGAATTTGTGAGAGAAATGAAGGCATCGATGAAGGACGATTCGCTAAATAAAAAACTGGATTATTTTAAAAAGACCGATGTGTTGATGCTTGATGATATCGGAGCAGAAATGCTGTCTCCTTGGTTTCGAGATGAAATTTTAGGGTCTTTATTACAATATCGCATGATGGAAGGGTTGCCTGTGTTTTTTACGTCCAATTATAGTTTGCAAGAACTGGAAACCCATTTGGCTTCAACAAGAAATGGTGTTGAGGAAGTAAAAGCGGGACGGATTATTGAACGGATGAAACAGGTAAGCCAACCAGTTGCTATTTTTGCGGAGAACCGCCGGACGTAACTTTAGATTAAGTTCCACGCTATGTGGGAGAAAAAGCCACTCCGCTAAATGACTTCAGATTATGTGGCGCATTGCATTTAGTAATGGACGCTAATCCATTTTTAAGAAAACCTCTTATAGGGGATTCCTCTGCTGCACGACCTAGGCATGGATTCTGCTTAAAGCCAATGATCTCGACGAGCAATTTGTGATCATTGGCATTTTACTGTATATTGATCATTTTTATCCCGCCTTTAACCGGCAGTAAGCCCACTTCTATCCTCTACAGGTAAAACCAAAGGATAACAGATAACAATAACTCCACGGATTAAAGAAAGATGTATTTTTCTTGTACTATAGGAAAGTCTACAGTTTTAAGGGTTTATAGTATAAGCAAAACTATGGCTATCCGCCATAAGAATTGGCGATAAGCCAAGTTTTTCTATAAAATAACTTGTCTGCTTTACTTTATATTAGAAGATATATAACAGCGCTAATTTTTTGTGAAACGCTTCTATTATGATGATAAGCTCTGATAAGGTGTATCTACTTTTACTGACCTTTACTAGTTTTAATGGTTTACTCATTATTTTCATTCTTTGTCCATATAATGTAACAGTTTGGTTGGATGAGGGTGATATGTATTGGTTGAATTATTTATCGAGTCAGACAAAGAGGTTATTCGTTTCTGTGAAAAGATGCGCCAGCATAATAAACAGATTAATCTGTATTGGAAAACACATAAGGATTGGGGGAATCATTTACAATTTGATGCACATATTCCTAATCAAGTACTTATTCCTGCCATTGCAAAATCTTTAACTAATGTATTTATTACACATCGATTAGGAAAATGGATTACTTCAGTAATGGAGGATTTTTACTTTTATACAGATATAGACGAAAAGGAAAAAATTATGGAATTAACAAATTGGGTCATGACTGGGAAAGATAAAGATAGTTTATTTGTAAGAAAAAATGAAGACCCACAACAGATTCTCGAATCACTCTTCATTGCTAATATAAAAGATACACCGACCATTCACTATGATTCATTAGTAAAATTTCGGTTGAAAGTGTTTCATGATTATGTCGTTCATTATGTCGGTCTTGCAATTGATGAGTATAAAAGAGAAGAAGAACACCAGGAATTTATTAATATGCTTAGAGGATACGTTTTGAATCGCAAATCTTCTGTATCTAATATTTATATTATACAAGGAGATACGTTTTCATTTTTTAATCAAAACGGTAAAGCTCTTTCGCATCTGGAATTACGTATGCTGATGCAAAAAGAACCCCTATATTTGGTTGGGTTAGATGAAAATGAATTTAATTTAGCTCCACTTATAGCGATGACTCCAGAACATATTTATATTTACGGGGACGATCCGTCTGAACCAAAAACGTTAACGGTTATTAATGTATTTCAGGAAAAAGTAACTTTTGAACCACTTCGTCAATTTCCATTTTCTCACTATATGCAGAAAGAACAGCATTAGGACTTGCTTTTTCAATGATCAAGCGCTATAATACGAATTATATTATTATTTTATTTGCGAACGGCATAGAAAAGGATATGAATCATTTGCGATGTATGCTAGAGAAGGGAATCATAGGCTGGAAGTTCCCGCTTACTAGTAATGATTTACCACCTTGGAGCCCTGCTGTGAAGAAGCAAGCAGTAGCGTAGATCTGCGTTAAAGATGTATGAAGCCGTATTGAATTACGGGAATTAGGGTGGAACCACGACGTGACCAACGCTCGTCCCTTTGCATGTATGCAGAGGGGCGGGCGTTTTTTAATTTGAACAAGGAGTGAATGCAATGGCTGAAGAACTAACGTTTATTTTTCCGGATGGAGCAGAAAAAAACTTCCCAGAAGGAACAAATGGAGAGGATATCGCGGCATCGATTTCGTCTGGCTTAAAAAAGCAGGCATTAGCCATTAAATTAGATGGAGTTCCGTATGATTTAAGACGTCCATTAGTTCATGGCGGTTCAATCGAGATTATTACGAGCAAAGACGACGAAGGTATTGACATTATGCGTCATTCTACAGCGCATTTAATGGCACAGGCGATTAGACGACTCTACAAGGATGTAAACTTTGGTGTAGGTCCAGTCATCGAAGAAGGTTTTTATTATGATATGGATATGGAGCATTCGATAACACCTGAAGACCTTCCGAAGATTGAAAAAGAAATGAAGCGAATTATTGATGAGGCTTTGGAAATTGAACGTATGGAAGTGTCTCGTGACGAGGCAAAACAAATGTTTAAAAGTGATCCTTTAAAGCTTGAACTTATCGATGCTATCCCTGAGAACGAGCAAGTAACGATTTATAAGCAAGGTGAATTTTTTGATTTGTGTCGCGGTGTTCATGTGCCTTCCACGAACAAAATTAAAGCCTTTAAGTTATTAAGTATTTCCGGTGCGTATTGGCGAGGTGATAGCAATAACAAACAATTGCAGCGCATTTATGGAACTGCTTTTCCAAAACAAAGCCAAGTCGACGATTATTTAAAATTATTGGAAGAACGTAAAGAACGAGATCATCGAAAACTAGGTAAGGAATTGGATATTTTTACCGTTTCCCAAAAGGTCGGACAAGGTTTACCATTATGGTTACCAAAAGGTGCTACGATCCGCAGAATCATTGAACGATATATTGTGGATTTAGAAGAGCGTCTTGGCTATGACCATGTCTATACGCCAGTATTGGGTAGTGTAGATTTATATAAAACGAGCGGTCATTGGGATCACTATCAAGAAGATATGTTTCCGGCGATGACCATGGATAATGAGGAGCTTGTATTGCGGCCAATGAATTGTCCACACCATATGATGGTATATAAAAACCAATTATACAGCTACCGGAATCTTCCAGTACGTATTGCTGAGCTTGGCACCATGCACCGTTATGAGATGTCTGGTGCATTAGCAGGGTTACAGCGTGTAAGAGCGATGACATTAAATGATGCGCATATCTTCGCCCGTCCGGATCAATTAAAAGATGAATTTATTCGTGTAGTTGAGCTAGTGCAAAAAGTATATGAAGATTTTGGTATCAACGATTATTACTTCCGACTTTCGTATCGTGACCCAGAAGATAAAGAAAAGTACGTGGATAATGATGCAATGTGGGAAAAAGCGCAAGCGATGTTAAAGGAAACAATGGAAGACATGCAAGTGGATTATGTAGAAGCAGAAGGGGAAGCAGCGTTTTATGGTCCGAAGCTAGATGTACAAGTGAAAACTGCTTTAGGAAAAGATGAAACATTATCAACGGTACAACTTGACTTTCACCTTCCAGAGCGCTTTGATTTAACGTATATTGGTGAAGATGGACAACATCATCGTCCGGTTGTTATTCACCGTGGAGTTGTTTCCACCATGGAACGCTTTGTTGCCTTTTTAATTGAAGAATATAAAGGGGCATTTCCTACTTGGCTTGCTCCTGTTCAAGTTAAAGTCATTCCAGTTTCTCCTAAGGCACATTTGGATTATGCAAAGCAGGTTGCTGACAAATTGAGACTAGACGGAGTACGGGTTGCGGTTGATGAACGGGATGAAAAGATTGGTTATAAAATCCGTGAGGCGCAAACGCAAAAAATCCCATTTGCTCTCGTCCTTGGTGATCATGAAGTGAACGATCACGCAGTGAACATTCGTCGTTATGGAGAAAAAGAAACAGAAACAGTTTCTCTGGAGGCATTTATTGCTATGATTAAACAAGAAATAGACAATAAAGTGTTGCATAAGACTTCGAAATAAAACGGACAATTGAAAAAAGAATAAAACAAATAAAACAGCTTTGTTCTTTAACAAGAAGCTGTTTTATTTTTATCCCGAATGTAAGGTGGCATAAGACCTCTACTTCAAGATTTGTGGATAAATGTAAAAAGTTTCAGTGGGAGATAACGGCATCTAAAACCCCCAAATCTGTTGGCGAGTAAAATGTCAAACGTAGAATTTCTCTTTTTCAAGGTGCCTGCAATTTGAGTCTTTATTTTACTTTTTAATTGTAGGAGATGGAAGAAAAAAATCCTAGAATGATTGAAGTTCTACGTGAATAGAAAACGATAGAATGTTTTGGAATAAACAATATTCCCCCAAAATAGCGAAATAGAAAAGAGGGGGTCGGTATGCGTGGATTTAGGAAAACCGATAGCAAGTGGAAATACAGCAGAAATATCTTGTGGACAATATGGTTGTAAAGCTATTTCGTGAAAACGTTCTTCCTAATGAAGCTGTCCATGAGGCAAGTAAGCAGACTTTTGTCTATTCAAGCGGTCTTCCTGTTCCAAAAGTATTTGATGTAACTAAAAGGCAGTAGGCAAGCAATTATGATGGAATATATAAAAGGGAAAACGTTAGGAGAAAGATTAATAGCAAAAGAACTTCCTTTAGATGAGGTTATTTCCTTAACTGTAGAGGAGCAACAGCGCTTGCATAATGTTACTATCCATTCAAGTGATTTGGAACAGATGAAGGAAAAACTTAAACAGCAAATTAATGCGGCTGATCAGTTGGAACAGTTGAAAAAAACAAAACTCCTTCAGTTGCTAGAGGAAATTGCTGATGGAGATAAACTATTCCATGGTGATTTTCATTTGTTTAATCTAATTGCAGCAAATAACCGAATGACTATTATTGATTGGGTGGATGCTACTGTCGGAGATATTCATGCTGATGTGAATCGTTCGTATTTGTTGTATTCTCAGTATTCGCAGGAAATAGTGGAAAAATATCCTTTTTTATTACTGTAAGGCAAGTGGCTTGTCACGCCGAGACATTTTTTAAATGGGCTCCAATTATTGTAGCAGCAAGATTGTCCGAAAATGTAGCTTCAGAAGATGAAGAAAGACTTTTGAATATTATATATGAAAATGAGAGGTGAATGGAAAAGCCTCGCCAAAGAATGGGTAGTTATCCTTGGGAAAGAAGCTTTCTAGCGCGAGTGCTGTGTAAAATCTTAGTAGAGTTTTTGGTAGTGTTAAAATCGCCAACAAGCAATGGATATAACACGAAGTCTCCTGGAGCAACCGGGCACATGTATATAATGGGTGGGATTCCCGCCAAGAAAGATCTACTCATTCACGATTAGTGAGTCTTGGAGGACAGCTGAAAATTACGCAGAAAGCCGCTTTTTTCCGAGGAAGTTGGCCCGCCGCGGAAAACGGTATGAGTATCCACTGTGAGTAAAAGCGACTATTCTTAAGCTTTTTTACTGAGGAGCTATATAAAAGAAAATTAAAAGTGAGAGTAGCTTTCATAAAGACGCGACAGACTGTTTATTCATTCTTTTTTTGACATTATCCGATATATATGCTATTCTTATGTAGTTGATAATTAAATGATCTAAAGACAAGTAGAAGCACCCGCTTCTCACCTGTTCGACGCCATCAGGCAGTTGGCTGGTTTTAACCGATTCATATAGACGATTGGAGAAGTGTGGGTGCTGTATTGCCCACGCTTTTTTTAGACGTGGGAAAGGAAGCAATTTGCTTCTCTTGAAGAAAATACTTTTCAAGCTTCTGCGTCTAAAGACTTAAGCTTAGCTTAAGTACCTCATTGTGATGAAATGTAGCTTGTCAAAAAAGATCACAGCGAAAATATTTGGAGGTGGATGATAATTAGCAAGGAAATGAATGTTAATGAGAAGATTCGTGCTCGAGAAGTACGTCTAATTGATGCCAATGGGGATCAGTTGGGAGTGAAATCACGTCAGGAAGCTCTAGAAATTGCCCAAAAGCGTAACCTTGATTTAGTGCTTGTTGCTCCAAATGCTAAACCGCCTGTATGTCGGATTATGGATTACGGAAAGTACCGGTTTGAGCAGCAGAAAAAAGAGAAAGAAGCACGAAAAAAACAAAAAGTCATTAACGTAAAAGAGGTTCGTTTTACCCCGGGAATTGGCGATCATGACTTTGAAACGAAGCTGAAAAATGCTCGTAAATTCTTAGAAAAAGGCGATAAAGTAAAAGCGGCCGTTCGTTTCCGCGGACGCGCTATTACGCATAAAGAATTAGGACGAGAAGTGCTTGATCGGTTTGCTGAGGAAGTAAAAGACATTGCGACTGTAGAGACAAAGCCGAAAATGGAAGGTCGTAATATGTTTATGATGCTTGCTCCAGTAAATGAAAAATAAATTGCAGTTGTTGAGTGTAAGAGACTGTTAGATATGTTACAAGGAGGAAAAACACTATGCCAAAAATGAAAACCCATAAAGGTTCTCAGAAACGCTTTCAGAAAACAGGTACTGGAAAATTAAAACGTGGGCATGCGTATACAAGCCACATGTTTGCGAATAAATCTCAAAAACAAAAACGTAAACTTCGTAAAACAACTACAGTATCAGCTGGAGATTTTAGAAGAATTAAAACGATGCTTCCTTATAAATAAGCGAGCATTGGAATAATTAGAACGGTAAAATTTATTTTTGATTTGTATTAGGAGGGAATTATTATGCCACGTGTTAAAGGTGGAACAGTAACGCGTAAACGTCGTAAACGCGTCCTTAAATTAGCTAAAGGTTATTATGGTTCGAAGAGAACGTTATTTAAAACAGCAAAACAACAAGTAATGAAATCAGGTCAGTACGCTTATCGTGACCGTAAACAGAAAAAGCGTGATTTCCGTAAACTTTGGATTTCCCGTATTAATGCAGCTGCTCGCTTAAACGATATGTCTTACAACAAGCTAATGCACGGTTTGAAAGTTGCTGGCATTGATATTAATCGTAAAATGCTGTCTGATTTAGCAATTAATGATGAAAAAGCTTTTTCTCAATTAGTAACAAAAGCAAAAGAAGCATTGAAATAAAGTGAAATTTCAATCTGACGGGGTTTTCTTTCCATCTGATTGAAATAGAAGGGACCAAATATTTTGCCACTGCAAAGTAATTTGGTCCTTTTTTTACACTATAGGAAAGTATAAGATTTTTTTGGTTTATAGTATAAGAAAAACAAAGGCTTCCGCCATAAGACTTGGCGACAAGCCAAGTTTTTCTAAAAAGATAAGAAAATATAAAATTTGTTGCTTTGGGATGAGGGAATAACTGAATAGCCACGTCCGGCTTCAGCGCCCAGCAACGATGCGACTTTAGAAATGCGCCCTACAATATGGCCTCATCGGTTCGTCGCTAAGAGGAAGGCCGACTAAAAACGGGCTTGCCGCTCAGGCGTCGGCATCCCCCTGTTTTTAGTGGCATGATTCCTAAATCTTTAGTTGATTCGTTCCATTCGCTACGTTGCTAAACGGGCACTTACGCCTTTGTTCCCTTTTATGGAAGTCAATGTTTTGAAAGCATAAAGGATTAGACTTTATATTAGAGATATTTGGAGCTTTCATGAAATAGAATACATACACGAAAGGCAGTTTGGGTAGCAACCAAGTTAAAGCTTAGAGAGGAAAAAGGTAGGATGGATAATTGGAATGCAATTTTTTTATATTTGCTTGGCGTTAATAGCATTGCTTTTTTGTTCATGGGAGTCGATAAGCAAAAAGCAAAGCAGCAACACTATCGAATTCCAGAACGGACGTTATGGATGTTGGCAATTTTAGGTGGAGCGCTGGGAATCTGGTTCGGAATGAAAGTTTTCCGCCATAAAACCAAGCATAAGCGTTTCGTCATCGGGGTGCCGATGTTATTTATTAGTCACTGTGTATTGATCGTGTATTTAATATGGGCATTAAGGGTTTGATTTTTATACAGAAACACAGTTGGTTTAGTGTATGAAAGTGTATTGTGTTTGTTCAACGAAATGATATATATTAGAAGTTTAATATAGTGGACGTATCCCGTTTTCTTGTCATAAAGGCTCGTCTCCTGTCATATACATGTACTAATGTACAGTACTTTTATATCTGTAATAGTTCAACAAGGAGGAGGCAGAGCATGGAATTTTTGGGGAATTATCTATTGGCTTTCATTGAAAAAGGAGGCTTATTCGCCCCAATATTATTTATCAGTTTTCATTTACTACGACCGCTGTTTTTCTTACCGGTAATTTTTATTTGTATTTCAGGTGGGATACTATTTGGGGCTATTGCAGGAACGCTATATTCGCTTATAGGCATCACGTTATCCAGCGTTATATTTTATTTTTTTGTATATAGAATGCCAAAGTCCATGCAACGTTTTCAAAAAATAAAGGAGAAAGTGATAGGTAAACAAACAGCTTTAACGACATCACAAATAGCACTGCTTCGTCTTATTCCGTTTATTCATTTTCACTTGCTGTCTTTATGTTTACTGGAAATATCGTCAAGCTGGAAAGATTATACGAAATCATCTCTTTTATCTAATATTCCTCTAGCATTTATTTATACTTTCATTGGCCAGTGGATTTCTAACTTAACGCCGTTATATGTTGGTCTATGCTTACTAATTCTGTTGCCGTGCATCTATATGCTACGCAGAAAAGAAATTTATATCAAATGGCAAGAATTTTTCCATATTCAAACAAGAGAGAGCACTTAACGCAATAAAGCACTAGATCTATGCGCTGGTTTGTGGTAGCACATATAGCCGAACTAAAAAATTTGTACTTACGAATTATGGGTCGTATGCCCAATCTGCATGTATCCCCCATAAAAAGTGCCATAAAGCTCCCACTTCAGGATTTGTAGACGCGAAGAAGTCTAAGTGGGAGATAGCGCACATGAAATCCCGACCGGCATAGGTAAGATGCCACCAAAATGCGTGGCATGCAAAAAGTGTGCTTCTTTTTCAAGGACAAGAAAAACTTCACATTCGATGCCCCCACGTCGAAAAAGTACCTTTTTAAAGATTTTATTAGTAGGAATGGAAGGAAAATTATACCGAATGGCGTTTTCATTTTATTTATTCCATGGGACTTATCAGCAATTGATTAATCGGGTGTTTCCATTCAATTTTAGCGTGGGGATAACGAATTAATATTTCCTCTTCAAGGAAATATAAGTCGTCCCTTCGCAAACCGCTAAGCTCAAGAGGGTCCTTTGCTGTTACATGTATATTAACAACTTCAAAAGAATCCTCTGTTGTTCCCACATATTTTTCACCTTCAAACAAACATCCTTTATACACAAATTGGAGATTTTTTTTACTGTTGCTAGGTTCGTCTAAAAAATAATAAATTCCCTCTGCTTTAGCAATTTGCAATTTTCGTTGGGGATTACGATAATATTGAATCCAAGTATATATAAGCAATGCCAAAGCAAGCACAATCAGTATGCGAAATAAAATGACTATCATACTATCGTCTCCCTGATTATTATTCCATGATTCCCTTCTTATACGAAACGATATATCTAAAGGTTTCACTATTTTTTATTTTTCATGTTACAATCGTTGAAAGATGTGACGAGGAAGATTTATTATGGGTTGGAAGGCAGTAAAATCAATTAGATACGTATATGGAAACAAATAAAGGAGTAGATAGGCAAGATGTAGTCGTGGATAATATTTCGCTTTAGTTGTAGATTTAGGAAAGCTAGGGGGGCAATTTTTGCTATGTATGTAAAACTATTAATTCTTATTTAATCAGTATTTTTTTCAACCGAAATAAAAAGATTAATGCTATATAAATTTATTAAAAATGGGTGATATGAATGGAGTATAATTTAAAAATTAAGTTAATACATGAAGAAGCAAAATTACCATTTCGTGCAAATGATGGGGACGCTGGTCTGGATTTATTTTCTATCGAGGAGAAAATAATCAAGTCTGGAAAAGCTGAATTAGTTCGAACTGGAATAAAGATTGAATTACCTAAAGGGACAGAGGCACAAGTTAGACCTAGAAGTGGTTTAGCTTTAAAACATTCGGTTACAGTTTTAAATAGCCCTGGAACTATTGATGAAGGATATAGAGGTGAAATAAAGGTAATTTTAATTAACCATGGGAAAGAGGATGTTACAATAGAAAAACATATGAGAATTGCTCAGATGATTATTGCTCCAGTATTACAAGTTAAACTCGAACAAACAGACAATTTGTCTAACACAGCTAGAGATAAAAATGGGTTTGGTTCATCTGGCAAATAAATAAAGACAGTCCATACATATTTGTTGAAAGTGACATAAGCATCAAAAAAACTGTTGTTATCTCAACTTTCGCAGATAATAAATACACGTAGCCCCATTAGGTAACTGGATATGTTAATTGGCAAAAAGCTTCATATAGGATAAGCACCCCGACATTTGAAAGAGTATAATTGTCTAAAATAAACTACCAAGCAGAAGAGTTGTTTCTTATTGTGATGGCAATAATGTTCTTAAGCGACTACCAGATAGAATAAAAAGTACGTACAAGGGGCTAAAGGTACTGAAACATCTTCCAATTGCGGGTATCACAAAGAAATTCCGATTTTCATGTGCTTTTATTTTTCAATTGGTATTTGAATGGATTTTTGAAAACAGGTAAACAATAATTATGATTTACATTTATACCGTATATAAGGTGCTGTAAGACTTTCGCTTTAGGAGTTGGATAATCTCTACCGCGACAAGTCTAGGTGGGAAATAACAGCACCTAAATACCCCTAGCCTTTAGCTCCATACCATTACGGTACAAACAATCAGTAGGGGATGAATGAAAACCTCCACTGATGGAAGGTTCCCTTTTTAGCGATGAGAAATATCATAATATCCTGATACACAATAGACGTTATTTCGCGGCTTACAGGAAGAACGGCTGGTTTTCCAGATGGATTTATCTGGGGAAGAGGGTTCTTTTTTCTTCAAAATGTGGCAAATTGCAATTAACAACATCCGTATTAGGGGAAACATATGACAAGCATTAGGTGTTTCTGAAAGCAGATATCCAGCAAGCTTATTTGGAGAAGCTTCCAGTAAAATAATGTTCAGTTCGCTAAAATAAAAGAGATTAGGTGGTTGAATCAAAAGATTTGTTCTCTTCGTCAGGAGATAGACCAGGTATGTATTAACGATTTTGAAACTTCGCTAATAAGAGGTATAATAGAAATTAGTTTAATGAAGAGGTGACTACATATGGTAAAGTTGGACGAAACGTTAACGATGTTTAAGGACTTAACAGATGCAAAAGGTATACCAGGCAATGAAAAAGAAGCTCGTGATGTAATGAATAAGTATATTTCTCCGTATGCGGATGAAGTAATGTACGATAACCTAGGGAGCTTAATTGCCAAAAAAACAGGTGATGAAAATGGTCCGAAAATCATGGTTGCGGGTCATCTAGATGAAATTGGCTTCATGGTTACAAGAATTGACGACAAAGGGTTTGTTTATTTTCAAACAACAGGTGGGTGGTGGAGCCAGGTAATGCTCGCCCAACGTGTAACGATTATGGGAAGTAATGGAGATGTGACCGGTGTTATTGGATCAAAGCCGCCACATATCCTTTCGGCAGAAGCGCGGAAAAAGCCAGTTGAAATTAAAGATATGTTTATTGATATCGGTGCTTCTAGCAAAGATGAAGCTGAGTCATTCGGTGTGAAACCAGGAGATTCAGTAGTACCTTATTTTGAGTTTACACCGTTAAAAAATGAAAAACTATTATTAGCAAAAGCTTGGGACAATCGTATCGGTTGTGCGATCGCTATTGAAGTACTAAAGCAGCTAAAAGATGAGAATCA
This genomic interval from Virgibacillus pantothenticus contains the following:
- the dut gene encoding dUTP diphosphatase; this encodes MEYNLKIKLIHEEAKLPFRANDGDAGLDLFSIEEKIIKSGKAELVRTGIKIELPKGTEAQVRPRSGLALKHSVTVLNSPGTIDEGYRGEIKVILINHGKEDVTIEKHMRIAQMIIAPVLQVKLEQTDNLSNTARDKNGFGSSGK
- a CDS encoding M42 family metallopeptidase, encoding MVKLDETLTMFKDLTDAKGIPGNEKEARDVMNKYISPYADEVMYDNLGSLIAKKTGDENGPKIMVAGHLDEIGFMVTRIDDKGFVYFQTTGGWWSQVMLAQRVTIMGSNGDVTGVIGSKPPHILSAEARKKPVEIKDMFIDIGASSKDEAESFGVKPGDSVVPYFEFTPLKNEKLLLAKAWDNRIGCAIAIEVLKQLKDENHPNIVYGVGTVQEEVGLRGAKTAANTIKPDIGFGVDVGIAGDTPGVSDHEADSKIGKGPQIVLYDASMVAHKGVRDLVVKTAEENNIPYQYTSMAGGGTDSGSIHLTANGVPSLSITIATRYIHTHAGILHRDDFDHAVKLIVETIKKLDRNTVNELILA
- a CDS encoding TVP38/TMEM64 family protein → MEFLGNYLLAFIEKGGLFAPILFISFHLLRPLFFLPVIFICISGGILFGAIAGTLYSLIGITLSSVIFYFFVYRMPKSMQRFQKIKEKVIGKQTALTTSQIALLRLIPFIHFHLLSLCLLEISSSWKDYTKSSLLSNIPLAFIYTFIGQWISNLTPLYVGLCLLILLPCIYMLRRKEIYIKWQEFFHIQTREST
- the rplT gene encoding 50S ribosomal protein L20 — encoded protein: MPRVKGGTVTRKRRKRVLKLAKGYYGSKRTLFKTAKQQVMKSGQYAYRDRKQKKRDFRKLWISRINAAARLNDMSYNKLMHGLKVAGIDINRKMLSDLAINDEKAFSQLVTKAKEALK
- the rpmI gene encoding 50S ribosomal protein L35, which translates into the protein MPKMKTHKGSQKRFQKTGTGKLKRGHAYTSHMFANKSQKQKRKLRKTTTVSAGDFRRIKTMLPYK
- a CDS encoding DUF1294 domain-containing protein; translated protein: MDNWNAIFLYLLGVNSIAFLFMGVDKQKAKQQHYRIPERTLWMLAILGGALGIWFGMKVFRHKTKHKRFVIGVPMLFISHCVLIVYLIWALRV